A region of uncultured Desulfobacter sp. DNA encodes the following proteins:
- a CDS encoding amidohydrolase family protein yields the protein MIIDSHTHLFFQAVADDRTPFFDTEPEFKLLYNSQKSKIVKVSDMIAAMDHHGVDISILSGFPWRNPEYARRNNDAVIEAVTTHPKRLRGLACFNLSWEGAAKEAERCIDAGLSGVGELAFYLSGIDAGAIRLMEPVMELLKNKGNLPCMIHTNEPLGHPYPGKTPITLEQIDNLAGSFPDNKIILAHWGGGIFFYHIMKKQMKERLKNIWYDTAASVFLYDPGIYDMALRAGVLEKVLFGTDYPLTTHDRYYRDIDQSQLTSDQKRMVLGENARALYPDL from the coding sequence GTGATCATAGATTCCCATACCCATCTTTTTTTCCAGGCCGTTGCTGATGACAGGACCCCGTTCTTTGACACCGAACCTGAATTCAAACTTCTATATAACTCCCAAAAATCAAAAATTGTAAAGGTATCTGACATGATTGCCGCCATGGATCACCATGGCGTGGACATCTCCATCCTGTCAGGATTTCCATGGCGCAACCCGGAATACGCCCGAAGAAACAACGATGCAGTGATTGAGGCCGTTACCACCCACCCCAAACGGCTGCGGGGACTGGCCTGTTTTAATCTTTCCTGGGAAGGTGCGGCAAAGGAGGCTGAACGCTGTATTGATGCCGGACTGTCCGGCGTGGGAGAACTGGCCTTTTACCTGTCCGGCATTGATGCCGGGGCTATCCGGCTTATGGAACCTGTGATGGAGCTGCTCAAGAACAAGGGGAATCTACCCTGTATGATCCATACCAATGAGCCTCTGGGACATCCCTACCCGGGAAAAACCCCTATAACCCTTGAGCAGATTGATAATCTGGCAGGGTCCTTTCCAGACAATAAAATCATCCTTGCCCACTGGGGTGGCGGAATCTTTTTTTACCACATCATGAAAAAACAGATGAAAGAGCGCCTTAAAAACATCTGGTATGACACGGCTGCGTCCGTATTCCTTTATGACCCGGGAATTTACGACATGGCGCTCAGGGCCGGGGTATTGGAAAAGGTTCTGTTTGGCACGGATTATCCCCTGACCACCCACGACAGGTATTACCGGGATATTGACCAGTCCCAGCTGACGTCAGATCAGAAACGCATGGTGCTTGGAGAAAATGCCCGGGCGCTTTACCCGGATTTATGA
- a CDS encoding bifunctional precorrin-2 dehydrogenase/sirohydrochlorin ferrochelatase, which yields MDYYPIFLDVKDRCCLVVGGGAVGTRKAFGLARAKARVTVVSLDFSEELSNTPPGAITLKRKEFDDSDLDGMSLVFAATDNMQLNAGIRQAAQKKNILCNIADGRDKGDFILPAVVDRGDLLFAVSTCGASPALSRYLRMALETCFGPEYGELATLLGRIRAILLEQGHDPKGHRKIFRALIDADLPGKIAEGQTEQIDAVLADVLGDGFSLERLMPEISIRKL from the coding sequence ATGGATTACTATCCGATTTTTTTAGATGTTAAAGACCGATGCTGCCTTGTGGTGGGCGGTGGGGCAGTGGGCACAAGAAAGGCGTTTGGCCTTGCCCGGGCAAAAGCCCGGGTCACTGTGGTCAGCCTTGACTTTTCCGAGGAATTGTCCAATACACCCCCTGGGGCCATCACCTTAAAGAGAAAAGAATTTGACGATTCGGATCTGGACGGTATGAGCCTGGTTTTTGCCGCCACAGACAATATGCAGTTAAATGCCGGGATACGGCAGGCCGCCCAAAAGAAAAATATATTGTGCAACATTGCCGACGGCCGGGATAAAGGGGATTTTATCCTGCCGGCAGTGGTGGACAGGGGCGATCTTTTGTTTGCCGTATCCACCTGCGGGGCAAGTCCGGCCCTCTCAAGGTACCTGCGCATGGCACTTGAGACTTGTTTCGGTCCCGAGTACGGTGAGCTTGCAACCCTTTTGGGCCGCATTAGAGCGATCCTGCTGGAACAAGGGCATGATCCCAAAGGGCACCGCAAAATATTTAGAGCCCTGATTGATGCCGATCTGCCTGGAAAGATTGCTGAAGGGCAAACCGAACAGATTGATGCCGTGCTTGCCGATGTCTTAGGTGACGGCTTCAGCCTGGAAAGGCTTATGCCTGAAATTAGTATCCGAAAGTTGTGA
- the ccsA gene encoding cytochrome c biogenesis protein CcsA: MNIPFILLQCATLFYLISTAGYFCYLFHQKNRIQQTALGAVGIGAMIHLFAIVLQSAVLGGLPIYTLGQSLSMAGLSLAAMFIYSQYRFHLKILGVYATAMVSVLMLAAILLPEAAKAPDKIYKGIFFFGHIILIFTGESMLALACGAGILYLLQEQGIKGKNPGFFFKRLPSLDFLDAVSYTCISTGFALLTFGLVTGFIYARSVWGSFWRWDIKEVFSLGAWLVYAALLHLRLYSGWRGRNSAIMSLIAFIILIFTFLGVNFFLGGHHQGFTQ; encoded by the coding sequence ATGAATATTCCTTTTATCCTTTTGCAGTGTGCAACCCTTTTTTACCTGATCAGTACGGCCGGGTATTTTTGTTATCTGTTTCACCAGAAAAACCGGATCCAACAGACCGCTTTAGGCGCTGTGGGTATCGGGGCCATGATTCATCTTTTTGCCATTGTTCTGCAAAGTGCGGTACTTGGGGGACTGCCCATCTATACCCTTGGCCAGAGCCTGTCCATGGCAGGTCTGTCCCTTGCCGCCATGTTTATCTATTCCCAGTACCGGTTTCATTTAAAAATTCTCGGGGTGTATGCCACAGCCATGGTCAGTGTCCTCATGCTTGCAGCCATCCTGCTGCCCGAGGCCGCCAAAGCCCCGGATAAGATCTATAAGGGCATTTTCTTTTTCGGGCATATCATCCTTATCTTTACCGGGGAGTCCATGCTGGCCCTGGCCTGCGGAGCAGGTATCCTTTATCTGCTTCAGGAACAGGGTATCAAAGGTAAAAATCCGGGTTTCTTTTTTAAACGCCTGCCCTCTTTGGATTTTCTGGATGCCGTGTCCTATACTTGTATTTCCACGGGGTTTGCATTGCTGACCTTCGGGCTTGTCACCGGATTTATTTATGCCAGATCCGTATGGGGCAGTTTCTGGCGATGGGATATAAAAGAGGTGTTCTCCCTGGGGGCCTGGTTGGTGTATGCGGCCCTGCTGCATCTGCGGCTGTATTCGGGGTGGCGGGGGCGCAATTCCGCTATTATGTCTTTGATTGCATTTATTATACTAATTTTTACCTTCCTGGGGGTGAACTTCTTCCTTGGCGGGCATCACCAGGGATTCACCCAATAA
- the hemA gene encoding glutamyl-tRNA reductase, whose protein sequence is MPKIILIGANHKTAPVELREKLSFSQEQIETALQFIKQDPGIREGLVFSTCNRLEFLYVPDSGDSGNNDAIDTVIQFISELKTLPVSEFKPALYIHADNEAVRHLFCVAASLDSMVVGEPQILGQVKKAYKTAVKNGTTGVLLNRLMHKAFSVAKRVRKQTGIGDNAVSISYAAIELAHKIFADLATKSVMLIGAGEMAELAVEHLMAHQVKKIVVANRTFKNALELARKFKGQAVQYEERESALADVDIIISSTGATEYVLTRDQVKNVMKKRQNKTLFFIDIAVPRDIDPRINKISNAYVYDIDDLKNIVETNISQREQETIKAMRFVEEALLSFCRWLDELAVVPTIKAINRKMTAIVNLECEKTLAGLPHLSDEDAESIRRMTRAIASRAIHDPILFLRNTGDHRDDSVYLNVTRHLFNLDIPDHNS, encoded by the coding sequence ATGCCAAAGATTATTCTGATTGGCGCCAACCATAAGACCGCGCCTGTGGAGCTAAGGGAAAAACTGTCTTTTTCCCAGGAACAGATTGAAACAGCCCTGCAATTTATAAAACAGGATCCGGGTATCAGGGAAGGCCTGGTTTTTTCCACCTGCAACCGTCTGGAATTTCTTTATGTGCCGGATAGCGGGGACTCAGGAAATAACGATGCCATTGATACTGTTATTCAGTTTATTTCTGAACTCAAAACATTACCCGTATCTGAATTCAAACCCGCCCTGTACATCCACGCCGACAATGAGGCTGTCCGCCATCTGTTTTGCGTGGCGGCAAGCCTTGACTCCATGGTGGTGGGCGAACCCCAGATTTTGGGACAGGTGAAAAAGGCCTATAAAACCGCTGTAAAGAACGGTACCACGGGGGTTCTGCTCAACCGCCTGATGCATAAAGCGTTTTCTGTGGCAAAACGTGTAAGAAAACAGACCGGCATTGGTGATAATGCTGTCTCCATTTCCTATGCCGCCATCGAGCTTGCCCATAAAATTTTTGCGGATCTTGCCACTAAAAGCGTCATGCTCATCGGAGCCGGGGAAATGGCGGAACTGGCTGTTGAACATCTCATGGCCCACCAGGTGAAAAAAATCGTGGTGGCCAACCGTACATTTAAAAATGCCCTGGAACTGGCCCGCAAGTTCAAGGGCCAGGCTGTCCAGTATGAGGAACGCGAATCTGCACTGGCAGATGTGGATATTATCATCAGTTCCACCGGGGCCACGGAATATGTGTTAACCCGTGACCAAGTCAAGAACGTTATGAAAAAAAGACAGAACAAGACCTTGTTTTTCATTGATATTGCCGTACCCAGGGATATTGACCCCCGGATCAATAAAATATCCAATGCCTATGTGTATGATATTGACGATCTCAAAAATATTGTTGAAACAAATATCAGCCAGCGGGAGCAGGAAACCATAAAAGCCATGCGGTTTGTGGAAGAAGCCCTGCTGTCGTTCTGCCGGTGGCTTGATGAACTGGCCGTGGTTCCCACCATCAAGGCCATCAACCGGAAAATGACTGCCATTGTGAACCTGGAATGCGAGAAAACCCTGGCCGGCCTGCCCCATCTTTCAGACGAGGATGCCGAATCCATCCGCAGGATGACCAGGGCCATTGCCTCCCGTGCCATCCATGATCCCATTTTGTTTTTGCGTAATACCGGTGATCACCGGGATGATTCCGTGTATTTGAATGTGACCCGGCATCTGTTTAATCTGGACATCCCGGACCACAATTCGTGA
- the mrcB gene encoding penicillin-binding protein 1B encodes MKLLRRLVIFLLLCTCAALFGYGYLVNYQVTRRFKDRLWDVPAKVYARPMVLYPGLQLSAKSLEQELNLLGYRKVATQAQLTSPGTYTLYQNRVILNCRPFDFGDQQRPVRRTELTISDGRISELKTLGSPADMEQLDPVLIGQFYPSSMEDRILLAPQDIPGFLKKAIVAVEDRNFYSHHGIDFKSVFRAVVVNVRQGRFTQGASTLTQQLAKNFFLSSEKTLKRKLSEVFVSIAIERQFTKDEILDAYINEVYMGQDGSRAIHGFGLGAQFYFGKSPELLSLEETALLVGMLKGPSYFNPRAHPDRALSRRNTVLGLMADQGLISPAQLAKSIARPLTAIPVPRQWRFPFYLDLVKRNLLKEYREEDLKTMGLRIFTPFDPLVQLAAEKGVADFMAGQNANLQAGVVVTACATNEIQALVGGRQSNGKGFNRALDAKRAIGSLVKPAVYLSALEQPEHYTLVTLIDDGPVELESGGLLWKPMNFDEKFHGNLPLYQALVHSYNTSTVRLGMGLGLDTVFSTMEQLGFKPAAPFVPAMLLGSFEMSPVQVAQVYHTLASGGFYTPARVIKSVYTPDGETLQRYPLRIEQHLDPGAVFLVDKTLQAVVRDGTGRSLSKWLSLDLGIAGKTGTTNDLRDTWFAGFSGNRLAVVWVGRDDNKSTGLTGASGAMQVFGRIMAQIPNTPLVLTPPQNIEWAVIDPGTGLATDNNSPGALAVPFILGSSPVESDSAVSDPSGISVGDPVGNPGTEVESFPLDDSLPDKQPGQKKKPRYLIDWIKDVFK; translated from the coding sequence ATGAAACTGTTGAGACGGCTGGTCATTTTTTTATTGTTATGCACATGCGCTGCTCTCTTTGGCTATGGTTACCTGGTCAACTACCAGGTGACCCGGCGGTTTAAAGACCGGCTGTGGGATGTACCCGCCAAAGTATATGCACGCCCCATGGTCCTTTATCCGGGGCTGCAGCTGTCCGCCAAATCCCTTGAACAGGAATTGAATCTGCTAGGATACCGCAAGGTCGCAACCCAGGCACAACTGACGTCCCCGGGTACCTATACCCTTTACCAGAACCGGGTTATCCTCAATTGCCGGCCCTTTGATTTTGGCGATCAGCAACGGCCTGTGCGTCGTACGGAGCTGACCATATCCGATGGCCGCATCAGCGAGCTTAAAACCTTGGGCAGCCCCGCCGACATGGAGCAGCTGGACCCTGTGTTGATCGGGCAGTTCTATCCATCTTCCATGGAAGACCGCATCCTTCTTGCCCCCCAGGATATTCCCGGGTTTCTTAAAAAGGCAATCGTGGCCGTGGAGGACAGAAATTTTTATTCCCACCACGGGATTGATTTCAAATCAGTTTTCCGGGCCGTTGTGGTGAATGTCCGCCAGGGCCGGTTTACCCAGGGCGCCAGCACCCTGACCCAGCAACTGGCAAAAAATTTTTTCCTCTCCTCTGAAAAAACGCTGAAACGAAAGCTCAGTGAAGTCTTTGTTTCCATCGCCATTGAGCGTCAGTTCACCAAGGATGAGATCCTGGACGCCTATATCAATGAAGTTTACATGGGCCAGGATGGTTCCAGGGCCATACACGGGTTTGGCCTGGGGGCTCAGTTTTACTTCGGCAAGTCACCTGAGCTGCTCTCCCTGGAGGAAACGGCACTTCTGGTGGGCATGCTCAAAGGACCGTCCTATTTTAATCCCAGGGCTCATCCGGATCGGGCACTGTCCCGGCGGAACACGGTGCTTGGCCTTATGGCGGATCAAGGACTGATTTCACCCGCCCAGCTTGCAAAATCCATTGCCCGTCCCTTAACCGCTATTCCGGTCCCTCGGCAATGGCGATTCCCCTTTTACCTGGATCTGGTTAAGCGCAATTTGCTTAAAGAGTACCGTGAAGAAGATTTAAAAACCATGGGGTTGCGTATCTTCACGCCATTTGATCCCCTGGTGCAGCTGGCGGCGGAAAAGGGGGTGGCCGATTTCATGGCGGGTCAAAATGCAAATCTCCAGGCCGGTGTGGTGGTGACAGCCTGTGCCACCAATGAAATCCAGGCCCTGGTGGGGGGAAGGCAGTCTAATGGCAAAGGATTTAATCGCGCCCTGGATGCAAAGCGGGCCATCGGCTCCCTGGTGAAGCCGGCCGTATACCTCTCGGCCCTGGAACAGCCTGAACATTACACCCTTGTGACCCTGATTGATGACGGACCTGTTGAATTGGAAAGCGGCGGCCTTCTTTGGAAACCCATGAATTTTGACGAAAAATTTCACGGGAACCTGCCTTTGTACCAGGCCCTGGTTCATTCATACAACACGTCCACGGTCAGGCTTGGCATGGGGCTTGGCCTGGATACTGTTTTTTCAACCATGGAGCAGTTGGGGTTCAAGCCCGCGGCCCCCTTTGTCCCGGCCATGCTTCTGGGCAGTTTTGAGATGTCCCCGGTGCAGGTTGCCCAGGTCTACCACACCCTGGCCTCGGGGGGGTTCTACACCCCGGCCCGGGTCATAAAATCTGTGTATACCCCTGACGGGGAAACACTCCAGCGCTATCCCCTGCGTATTGAGCAGCACCTGGATCCCGGCGCAGTATTCCTGGTGGACAAAACCCTTCAGGCCGTGGTCAGGGACGGTACCGGAAGATCGTTGTCCAAATGGCTCTCCCTGGATCTGGGCATTGCCGGAAAAACCGGTACCACCAATGATCTGCGGGATACCTGGTTTGCCGGATTTTCCGGAAATCGACTGGCCGTGGTCTGGGTGGGCAGGGATGACAACAAATCCACAGGGCTCACCGGGGCATCCGGAGCCATGCAGGTCTTTGGCCGGATCATGGCACAGATCCCCAACACGCCTCTGGTATTGACACCGCCCCAGAATATTGAGTGGGCGGTTATTGATCCCGGGACCGGACTTGCCACGGATAACAACTCACCTGGTGCCCTTGCTGTGCCTTTTATTCTCGGGTCATCCCCTGTTGAGTCTGATTCTGCTGTTTCTGATCCCAGTGGAATTTCTGTTGGCGACCCTGTTGGAAACCCTGGTACTGAAGTGGAATCTTTCCCCCTGGATGATTCCCTGCCCGATAAGCAACCCGGGCAGAAAAAAAAACCGCGATACCTCATTGACTGGATTAAGGACGTATTCAAATGA